The genomic region CGGGTGCGTCGATGACGACTGTCCTATGGACCGGGGTCGTGCTGATGGGTGGTGTCGGCGCCGTGCTGCGGTTCGTCGTCGACCGCGCCGTCGCAGCCCGGCTCGCCCGCGTGTTCCCCTACGGCACGCTGGTCGTCAACCTCAGCGGCGCACTCGTGCTCGGATTCCTGGCCGGCCTCGCGCTGCACCCCCACCTCGCCCTGCTGATCGGCACCGCACTCGTCGGCTCGTACACCACGTTCTCCACGTGGATGCTCGAGACTCAGCGAATCGGCGAAGAACGCCAGGTCTGGCCCGCGGTCGCCAACATCGCCGTGAGCGTTGCGCTGGGGCTGGGTGCGGCTGCACTGGGGCTGTGGATCGGGGACCGGCTGTGACCGACGGACACCTCAAGCTGACCGCCTACTTCGGCGAGCGGCTGCGCGACGGCGACCGCTTCCTCGCCGATGCGCTGCTCGGGGTCTACGCCGACGCCGGTTTGGTCACCAGTGTCGTGCTGCGCGGCATCGCCAGCTTCGGGCCGCGCCATGTGCTGCGCAGCGACCAGTCGCTGAGCCTGTCGGAGGATTCACCCATCGTCGTCGCGGCCGTCGACACGGCCGACAAGATCGGGCCGCTGGCCGACGTGGTGGCGGAGATGACCCCGCGCGGCCTGGTCACCGTGGAGCGGGCCCGGCTCGTCGGCCGTTCGGATGCGACGGTCCCGGACACGGTTCAACTCAACACCGTCAAACTCACGATCTATCTCGGGCGCCAGGACCGGGTGGCCGGCCGGCCGGCGCACCGGGCGATCTGCGCTGCGCTGTATCGACACGGCTTTGCAGGCGCCGCGGTCTTCCTGGGTGTCGACGGCACCCGATACGGACGGCGCAGACGCGCCCGCTTCTTCAGCCGCAACACCGACGTGCCCCAGATGATCGTCGCGGTCGGCGACGCCGCTCAACTAGCTCTTGTGCAGCCTGAGCTCGAGACGATGCTCGACGATCCGCTGTGCACCGTGGAGCGGGTCCAGATCTGTAAGCGCGACGGGGCGCTCGTCGCGCCGCCCACCCCGCTGCCCGACACCGATGACAACGGCAGGCGGCTCTGGCAGAAGCTGGCCGTGCACACGTCGGAGGCCACCCTGCACGACGGAGCGCCGATACACCGCGCGCTGGTGGCCCGGCTCCGTGGCTCCGACGTGGTCTCCGGCGCAACGGTGCTGCGAGGTGCCTGGGGGTTCCACGGAGACCATGAACCGCACGGCGACAAGCTTTTTCAGCTCACCCGCAAGGTGCCGGTGACCACAATCATCGTCGACAGCCCCGAGCGCATCGCCGAAGCCTTCCCGATCGTCGACGAACTGACCGCAGAGCACGGCCTGGTCACCAGCGAGCTGGTGCCGGCCCTGGTGTCGATCGACGGCGGACAGCGCGTCGGCGACACCCGGCTCGCCTCCTTCGAGTACTGAGCGAGCGGCGGCCGTCCTAAGACGCGGGCGCGTCCTGCGTTGTCCGGGGCAGCGCGTAGAGCGCCATCCGTCGATTGGCCATGTCGTGCTCGCCGAGGAAGATGCAGCCGGCGTGTTCGCAGACGGCGCGAGCGCCGGTGTTGCGGTGATCGGGGTCGAACATGATGCGGCGGCAGTCCGGGTCAAGCTCGAAAATGCTGGCGACCACGCGCGGCAACATCATCGGGCCGATGCCGCGGTTGACGAAACGCAGGTCGGCGATCGCGGCATGCAGGCCGATGTCATGCGGATGGGCGTCGTAGCGCGGGCCGATGGAATCCTTGGCGGCACGGTACAACTCGACGTAGGCGAAGGGCTGTCCGCGGAAGTCTGCAACCAGCGGCCGCGAATACTCGCCCGCCAACTGCGCGCTGAGGTAGCGATGCCATCGCTCCGGCGGCCAGTCGTACTCCCAGGCCTCGACCAGATGCGGGCGGTTCATCCATTCGGAGATCATCTCGGCGTCGGCGCCGGCATCGGCGAGCCGCATCTCATAGGGCTCGGCCACCACCGGTGTGGGTGGCGCGGGCACCTCGCGGACCGCATCGGTGGTGTCGGTCAGCTCCCGCGCCAGCGCGGGCGGCGACGCAGCGTCGATGTCGGTCATCGCGGTGGAGTTTACCCGACCGGGGTAAGGGTAGGGTTACCTCTTAGCGTTCAGGCCATGTTTCGCCCGTGGGCCTATCGGAAAGCCTCGGGGCGTGAGCAAACGGCCGGGTCCTGTACTGCATTTCGCAGTCGACGACGGCTTTCGCCTGCCCGACGTCGAATCACTGGCCGGCGGACCGCCCGAGCGAACCACCGTGCAAGTGTGCGACACCTACGTCGACACCGCAGACGCCGACCTGCTCTCCCACAACCTGCAATTGCGCCGGCGCGAGGGTGACGGTGACACGGGCTGGCAGTTGGCGATCCCCGGCGAGGAGGGCCCGCTCGACGTTCGCACCGACGCGTCGGAGCCGCCGTCGGAGCTTGCCGATCTACTGTTCGGTGTGACGCTCGGCAAGCCGCTCACCACCGTCGCGACGATGCGTACGCGGCACGACCGCTACCGGTTCGCTTCCTCGGGCCGAGGTCGGCTCCGGGCCCTACTCCTCGATGAGCGCACACACGCCTCCATCGGTGACCGCATGCTTGCGTGGCGCCAGATCGAGATCGGCTGTGGGCCCGCCGCGCGGTCGCTCCCCGACGATCTCGCCGACCGATTGTCGATGGCCGGCGCCGTCCCGACTCCCGCACAGTCGAAGGTGGCCCGGGTGCTGCGAGTGGATCCGCCCTGCACGGTCGAGCGGAGCGACGCCGAACAGGCGCTGGCCGACTATCTCAGCGAACAGATCGACATCGTCTTCGCGGGCGATCTCGGGCTGCGTCGCGGCCACGATCCGATCCACGACACCCGAGTCGCCATCCGCAGGCTGCGCAGCACGCTACGGGTGTTCGGCAAGCTGCTCGACGGGCCGTCGGCCGACCACGTCGAGACCGAGCTGAAGTGGTTCGCCGGCCTACTCGGAGAGGTCCGCGACTGCCAGGTGCAGATGCGCCGATTCGGCTCTGCGCTTGCCGAACTGCCAGACGACCTGGTCCTCGGGCCGGTCGAAGGCAGGATCAACTCCGAGTTGCGCTCCCAGCAACACCGGTCGCGTGCCGAGGTGACCGACGCGATGAGCGGGGCGCGCTACCTCGACCTGCTCACCACGCTGCAGCGCTGGCGTACCGATCCGCCGTTGGCGGGCCCGCCGACCGCGAAGGCGTTGACCAAGCGGGCCGGGCGGGCGCAACGCAAGGCCGACCGCAGGCTGGCCCAAGCCGTCCGGGCCGGTGACGACGCGCTGTTGCACCGGGCGCGCAAGGCGGCCAAGCGCGCCCGCTATGCCGCCGAGCTCCTGACCCCGCTGAACAAGCGCACCAAGGCAACGGTCAAGCGCTACAAGCGGATTCAGCGGGTTCTCGGCGATCATCAGGACGGCGTCGTCGCAACCGGGACGCTGCGCAGGCTGGCGTTGGTAGCGGGTACCGCACCCGGCGAGAACGGCTTCACCTTCGGGTTGCTCTACCAACGCGAACAGGAGAATGCCGCCGACGCGTTTCGCCGCGCTCGCGAACTCCTCGTCTAGTCCTCAGTCGAAGAGATCGTCGAGCGCTCGTTGCTCCAGTTCGACCCACCGGCAGACGCTGCGCCGGACCTCGGCGACCGCCTCCTCGTCGAAGTGCTGGGCGCCATCGGGCGTGATGCGACAGATGTCCATCGGTCCACCGACGCTCGGTGACGACTGGTCGAGGGCGTCGAGCACCCGCAGTGCAGCGACGACACCGTGGTTGACACCGCGCTGGGACATCCCGAAATGAGCCAGCAGCGCGTGGGCCTGTTGCGCCATCGGCGCCCCGCTGCCCACCGCCTGGAACCCGGTGACCTCATGGTGACCGATCAACCCGTGCGGATCGACGTCGACGATGAACGGTTGTCCGCCGGCGTACCCGGCCGCCAACACGTATGTCGACGGTGTGGCGCCGGCACCGCCGCCGGGCACGTCGCTGATGAATGTCGAGTAGTGGTGCTCGAGCACGGGCAGAACTCGTGCCTGCAGCGCGCGCCCGACATCCGGCGCTTCGACGATCGCGTCCGCCTCGGCACTGAACACGCGCTCGAGGTCGTGCAGAACGGCGCGTGATCCGCTGCCGCCCCATGCCGCGTGGTGCCCCAGCGGATGCAGCTTCTGAGCGGGGTAGCTCAGCCCTCGGACAGGATCGGTGATCTGCGAGTCCGACGCCATCACCAATCCGTCGGCACACCGGAGGGCCAGTACGACGGTCACGCGTGCACCCGCATCGGCTGATCTTCTCACGGCGCCGCCGGACCGGGTGCCCACCGGCCGACATCGGCTGAGACAGTGGGACCATGCCGATCGACCGGATCGCCGAACTGCAGCGCTGGCAGGACTGCGGCGCCGTGTGGTCAGTGCTTGCGCGACGGGCTGACAGCGTCACCGTGGCACTGCTGCGTTGTGACGGCGGAGAGGAGGTCGAACGTTTCTCCTCCGACGACCCGCGGCTGCTGGCGTTCATCGGCGACCGCACCAGCAGCCTCGACTGAACGCGCGCGGTTACTCGGTCAGCGCGAAGCTGCGCCCCTGCGAACGAGTTCCGCGAAGACGGCCGCGGCCGCGTCGACGCCGCCGACGTCATCGGTCGCCACGAGGTCGAGCAGCAGGCCCCGTGCGACGGCCAGTCCCAACCGCATCATCGCCGGGTCCACCGTCCCCTCGGTGTCTGCGCCGAGCCAGCCCTCCACGGCGCCGGGCAGCATGCGCGCGAACGGTTGCTCGCCTTGCGCACCGCGGGCGTAGCACTCGAAGAAGAGCCGTTCGAACGGGCGCAACTCGGGCCGCCGCAGGTCGGCCCACATCTCCGTGATCGCGTCGGCGGGGTCGGCGGGCAGGTCGTCGAGCACGGCCATCTGCCGCTGCTCAACCTGCTCGACGATGGCTACTAGTAACCCGTCGCGAGAACCGAAGTGGTGCAACAGCATACGATGGCTGGTTCCCACGGCGGCGGCGATGTCGCGCAGCGACCGGTCACCTATCCCGCCGGTGGCGAATTCCGCCACCACGGCGTCGAGCAGGTCGCGGCGGCGTTGCCGGTCAGGTGGTCGAGCCATCGAGACGATGCA from Mycobacterium sp. IDR2000157661 harbors:
- the crcB gene encoding fluoride efflux transporter CrcB, producing the protein MTTVLWTGVVLMGGVGAVLRFVVDRAVAARLARVFPYGTLVVNLSGALVLGFLAGLALHPHLALLIGTALVGSYTTFSTWMLETQRIGEERQVWPAVANIAVSVALGLGAAALGLWIGDRL
- a CDS encoding DUF190 domain-containing protein, producing MTDGHLKLTAYFGERLRDGDRFLADALLGVYADAGLVTSVVLRGIASFGPRHVLRSDQSLSLSEDSPIVVAAVDTADKIGPLADVVAEMTPRGLVTVERARLVGRSDATVPDTVQLNTVKLTIYLGRQDRVAGRPAHRAICAALYRHGFAGAAVFLGVDGTRYGRRRRARFFSRNTDVPQMIVAVGDAAQLALVQPELETMLDDPLCTVERVQICKRDGALVAPPTPLPDTDDNGRRLWQKLAVHTSEATLHDGAPIHRALVARLRGSDVVSGATVLRGAWGFHGDHEPHGDKLFQLTRKVPVTTIIVDSPERIAEAFPIVDELTAEHGLVTSELVPALVSIDGGQRVGDTRLASFEY
- a CDS encoding GNAT family N-acetyltransferase gives rise to the protein MTDIDAASPPALARELTDTTDAVREVPAPPTPVVAEPYEMRLADAGADAEMISEWMNRPHLVEAWEYDWPPERWHRYLSAQLAGEYSRPLVADFRGQPFAYVELYRAAKDSIGPRYDAHPHDIGLHAAIADLRFVNRGIGPMMLPRVVASIFELDPDCRRIMFDPDHRNTGARAVCEHAGCIFLGEHDMANRRMALYALPRTTQDAPAS
- a CDS encoding CYTH and CHAD domain-containing protein, whose amino-acid sequence is MSKRPGPVLHFAVDDGFRLPDVESLAGGPPERTTVQVCDTYVDTADADLLSHNLQLRRREGDGDTGWQLAIPGEEGPLDVRTDASEPPSELADLLFGVTLGKPLTTVATMRTRHDRYRFASSGRGRLRALLLDERTHASIGDRMLAWRQIEIGCGPAARSLPDDLADRLSMAGAVPTPAQSKVARVLRVDPPCTVERSDAEQALADYLSEQIDIVFAGDLGLRRGHDPIHDTRVAIRRLRSTLRVFGKLLDGPSADHVETELKWFAGLLGEVRDCQVQMRRFGSALAELPDDLVLGPVEGRINSELRSQQHRSRAEVTDAMSGARYLDLLTTLQRWRTDPPLAGPPTAKALTKRAGRAQRKADRRLAQAVRAGDDALLHRARKAAKRARYAAELLTPLNKRTKATVKRYKRIQRVLGDHQDGVVATGTLRRLALVAGTAPGENGFTFGLLYQREQENAADAFRRARELLV
- a CDS encoding proteasome protein yields the protein MTVVLALRCADGLVMASDSQITDPVRGLSYPAQKLHPLGHHAAWGGSGSRAVLHDLERVFSAEADAIVEAPDVGRALQARVLPVLEHHYSTFISDVPGGGAGATPSTYVLAAGYAGGQPFIVDVDPHGLIGHHEVTGFQAVGSGAPMAQQAHALLAHFGMSQRGVNHGVVAALRVLDALDQSSPSVGGPMDICRITPDGAQHFDEEAVAEVRRSVCRWVELEQRALDDLFD
- a CDS encoding TetR/AcrR family transcriptional regulator; the encoded protein is MARPPDRQRRRDLLDAVVAEFATGGIGDRSLRDIAAAVGTSHRMLLHHFGSRDGLLVAIVEQVEQRQMAVLDDLPADPADAITEMWADLRRPELRPFERLFFECYARGAQGEQPFARMLPGAVEGWLGADTEGTVDPAMMRLGLAVARGLLLDLVATDDVGGVDAAAAVFAELVRRGAASR